GGCCCAGGGCATCCTTTACGCTGCAGGTCTGGACAAAGAGCACCCCAATGCCCACCCCGCCCAGATCATCAATTTGTCCCTGGGCCTCAACACATTCAACACCCAGATGCCTGCCCTGGAATCGGCCATCCAGCAGGCCCAGGGCCACGGGGTGCTGGTGGTGGCCGCCACCGGCAACGACAGAAAATTCACCCCTGCCTTTCCGGCCAGCATGCCCGGGGTGATCGCGGTGACTTCCGTTGCTGGACCCACCGACACCTATCAGCCCACCTATGCCAACCGGGGGCCTGGTACCCTCATTGCCGCTTTCGGGGGAGACCTGGGAACAGACCAGGACCACAGTGGACTCAATGACGGCATTCTCTCCACAGCCATCGATGGCAAAGATCCCGTGTATGGCCTGTGTGCAGGCACCAGCATGGCCGCACCACAAGTCTCAGGGATCCTGGCCCTTGGGCTGGCCCAGGGCATCGCGGCGAAAGACCTCGTTCCGCTGATGACCCGCAGTGCCGTGGACCTGGACGTGTACGGCAAGGACTTGCAGACCGGGTATGGCCTGATCAACCCCACCTTCATTCCCCGCATGCAGCCAGACACTTTCGTGGTGGCGCTCGATGCCCAGAATGGGGTCATCACCTGGGCAGCCGTGCAAGAAAATGGCCGTTTCACCCTGAACAACCTGCCGCCCAGCACCGCCCTGAAAGTGCTGGCCGCCAGTGACCTCAACCACAACCACATCCTGGGGGAAACCGGAGAGGGCCTCAGTGCCGTCCAGACCCTGAATTTTGCTGCCCACAGCCAGACCGCCCTGAGTCCGTTCACCCTCACCCTTGCGGATGGCAAAACCCCTGTCACCCTCACCGATTTTGAAGGACCCCAATGATTCACATGAAGAAAATCCTGCTGCCTTTCCTTGCTGCCCTTTCCCTCTCTGCTTGCGTTGCTTCTGCCGCTTCCCTCACCTTACAGCAAGACCAGGATTCGGTGATTCTGGCGAGTCCAGAGGCCATCCGTTACACTGCAGACAGCCTCAGCCACACCCTGATCCTCACGGACGCGGACCTTCCTGCAGAAAGCCTGCTGAACCTGGGCATCACCTGGAAGCAGGACGGTAAAAACCTAGTTCTCACCTTGCCCAAAAACCTCTGGTATTACCTCTCTCCAGATGGCAAGCGGCTCTTCATCAGTGCACCTTCCCTGAGTGGCAGCACCGTGCTGAGCGCCCCCAGCAACGAGAACCGCGAAGCCATCATGTACTACCTGAAAAGCGCTGACCCTGCCAAAGTCAGCAGTTTGCTGGTCAAACTGCACCCCAGTGTGCGGGTGGAGGTGGACGACCGCCAGCGGGCCATGGTGGTGTATGTTTTGCCGCAGGAAAAAGAAAAAGTCGGGAAGTTGATCAAGCAACTTGATGCCGAACGCCCCCAGGTGATCTTCGAGGCCGAAATCCTGGAGATCAACCAGAACAACTCTGAAAAACTGGGGATCGATTACGAGGCTGCCCTGGGCATCAGCATTTCTGAGGCCACCCCGGCCAGTCTGTTCAAGTTCGGCAAATTCACCCGCAGCCCCATCGGCACCGGGAAATCCGGCGGGGGCGGCATTGGCTTCACGCTGAACTTCCTGAAAAGCAACGATGTGGCGCAGGTGCTGGCCCGACCCCGCGTGACCGCACTCGATGGGGTGGAGGCCCGCATCAACAGCACCCGCTCACAGGTGATTGTGGTGTCCAAAGACGGCAACCAGTCGTTCCAGACGCTCACCACCGGGATCACCATGCGCCTCCTGCCCAAAGTCTCACCGGATGGGGTGATCGAATCGAACATCACCGTCACGGTCTCGATTCCCTCCACCACCACCACCAGTGGGGAATTGAGTTACTCCACCCGGGAAGCCAGCACCACCGTGCGGGTCAGGAACGGAGAGCCCATCGTGATTGGCGGCCTGATCGAGAACCGCACCAGCGAAGCCGTCAAGAAACTGCCCATCCTGGGGGATTTGCCGTTGATTGGGGGGCTCTTCAGAAGCACCTACACCACAAATCAGCGCAGCGATCTGGTGATCATCGTGACCCCCAGGCTGATTGTCCCCGATGAATTCCCGGCCAGCGAAGTGAACCTGGACGCTGCACCTGCAGTTCCAACCCAGCCTGTGCAGGCCCCTGCCCTGGAGACCCCCCAGCCATGAAACATCTGTTGAAGGCGGTTGTGCTGCTGGCCGTCCTCACGGCCTGTGCCCCCTCTGTGACCCAGCCGGATGAGGAGGCCCCTCCAGTGACCGCATTGGACGCTGGCATGGCCCAGCAACTGCAAGAGGCTTTCTCTGAGATCTTCACAGATGCAGGCATCGTGATCCAGCAGAAGAGTGCGTTCAAGTACGCTGGCCTGAGTGCAACGGGTTTCACGGCCCTGATCAACCTGTATTACAAAAACCACCCTGGGTTCTGTCCGGTGGTGGACGGGTTCTACATCTCTGAATCCCGTCCGAACACCTACATGACCCTGACGGCAAAGGGTAACAAAGTAAGCGCCTTTGTGTACGACCAGAGCGAGAAACCCTTTGTGACTTACGCCTATCTGGAAGGCGAGAGTAGGCAGGTGCTGGAAACCCGGTCCTGTGACAACGATCAGGCGAAGTAGCATTCGGCAAGAAAACAGACTCTCCTGGGTGAAAGCTCAGGAGGGGTATCGTTTGGATGAATCAGAGCTTCAGATCAGGAGGCAACCACCAGAAAAGCGCATTGGATGATGAAAAACCCCTTCTGTTCGACTAGGATGTTGAACTGACCCCATACAGTTTTCGCCGGGTCATCTTCCGATTGACATTCAGGACTTCCAGAAACTCCGGGAA
This is a stretch of genomic DNA from Deinococcus roseus. It encodes these proteins:
- a CDS encoding type II secretion system protein GspD, with the protein product MKKILLPFLAALSLSACVASAASLTLQQDQDSVILASPEAIRYTADSLSHTLILTDADLPAESLLNLGITWKQDGKNLVLTLPKNLWYYLSPDGKRLFISAPSLSGSTVLSAPSNENREAIMYYLKSADPAKVSSLLVKLHPSVRVEVDDRQRAMVVYVLPQEKEKVGKLIKQLDAERPQVIFEAEILEINQNNSEKLGIDYEAALGISISEATPASLFKFGKFTRSPIGTGKSGGGGIGFTLNFLKSNDVAQVLARPRVTALDGVEARINSTRSQVIVVSKDGNQSFQTLTTGITMRLLPKVSPDGVIESNITVTVSIPSTTTTSGELSYSTREASTTVRVRNGEPIVIGGLIENRTSEAVKKLPILGDLPLIGGLFRSTYTTNQRSDLVIIVTPRLIVPDEFPASEVNLDAAPAVPTQPVQAPALETPQP